A single Eulemur rufifrons isolate Redbay chromosome 9, OSU_ERuf_1, whole genome shotgun sequence DNA region contains:
- the STRADA gene encoding STE20-related kinase adapter protein alpha isoform X8: MSFLTNEASSESIASFSKQEIMSSFLPEGGCYELLTNIGKGFEDLMTVNLARYKPTGEYVTVRRINLEACSNEMVTFLQGELHVSKLFNHPNIVPYRATFIADNELWVVTSFMAYGSAKDLICTHFMDGMNELAIAYILQGVLKALDYIHHMGYVHRSVKASHILISGDGKVYLSGLRSNLSMISHGQRQRVVHDFPKYSIKVLPWLSPEVLQQNLQGYDAKSDIYSVGITACELANGHVPFKDMPATQMLLEKLNGTVPCLLDTSTIPTEELTMSRSRSAANPGLSENLTTSNPRPSNGQVPAPS, from the exons accAATGAGGCGAGCTCAGAGTCGATAGCATCCTTCTCTAAACAAGAGATCATGAGTAGCTTTCTGCCAGAGGGAGGGTGTTATGAGCTACTCACCAATATAG GCAAAGGATTTGAGGACCTGATGACAGTGAATCTAGCAAGGTACAAACCAACAGGGGAGTATGTGACGGTACGGAGGATTAACCTAGAAGCTTGTTCCAATGAGATGGTGACATTCTTGCAG GGGGAGCTTCATGTCTCTAAACTCTTCAACCATCCCAACATCGTGCCATATCGAGCCACCTTTATCGCAGACAATGAGCTGTGGGTTGTCACATCATTCATGGCATATG GGTCTGCAAAGGATCTCATCTGTACACACTTCATGGATGGCATGAACGAACTGGCGATTGCTTACATCCTGCAGGGGGTGTTGAAGGCCCTCGACTACATCCACCACATGGGATATGTACACAG GAGTGTCAAAGCCAGCCACATTCTGATCTCCGGGGATGGGAAGGTCTACCTGTCTGGTCTACGCAGCAACCTCAGCATGATCAGCCACGGGCAGCGGCAGCGTGTGGTCCACGATTTTCCCAAGTACAGTATCAAGGTTCTGCCTTGGCTCAGCCCAGAAGTCCTCCAGCAG AATCTTCAGGGTTATGATGCCAAGTCTGACATCTACAGTGTGGGAATCACAGCATGTGAACTGGCCAATGGCCATGTCCCCTTTAAGGATATGCCTGCTACCCAG atGCTGCTGGAGAAGCTGAACGGCACAGTGCCCTGCCTGCTGGATACCAGCACCATCCCCACTGAGGAGCTGACCATGAGCCGCTCGCGCTCCGCGGCCAACCCTGGCCTGAGTGAGAACCTGACCACCAGCAACCCCCGGCCCTCCAACG GCCAAGTGCCAGCACCCTCCTGA
- the STRADA gene encoding STE20-related kinase adapter protein alpha isoform X7, translating into MSFLVSKPERIRTNEASSESIASFSKQEIMSSFLPEGGCYELLTNIGKGFEDLMTVNLARYKPTGEYVTVRRINLEACSNEMVTFLQGELHVSKLFNHPNIVPYRATFIADNELWVVTSFMAYGSAKDLICTHFMDGMNELAIAYILQGVLKALDYIHHMGYVHRSVKASHILISGDGKVYLSGLRSNLSMISHGQRQRVVHDFPKYSIKVLPWLSPEVLQQNLQGYDAKSDIYSVGITACELANGHVPFKDMPATQMLLEKLNGTVPCLLDTSTIPTEELTMSRSRSAANPGLSENLTTSNPRPSNGQVPAPS; encoded by the exons accAATGAGGCGAGCTCAGAGTCGATAGCATCCTTCTCTAAACAAGAGATCATGAGTAGCTTTCTGCCAGAGGGAGGGTGTTATGAGCTACTCACCAATATAG GCAAAGGATTTGAGGACCTGATGACAGTGAATCTAGCAAGGTACAAACCAACAGGGGAGTATGTGACGGTACGGAGGATTAACCTAGAAGCTTGTTCCAATGAGATGGTGACATTCTTGCAG GGGGAGCTTCATGTCTCTAAACTCTTCAACCATCCCAACATCGTGCCATATCGAGCCACCTTTATCGCAGACAATGAGCTGTGGGTTGTCACATCATTCATGGCATATG GGTCTGCAAAGGATCTCATCTGTACACACTTCATGGATGGCATGAACGAACTGGCGATTGCTTACATCCTGCAGGGGGTGTTGAAGGCCCTCGACTACATCCACCACATGGGATATGTACACAG GAGTGTCAAAGCCAGCCACATTCTGATCTCCGGGGATGGGAAGGTCTACCTGTCTGGTCTACGCAGCAACCTCAGCATGATCAGCCACGGGCAGCGGCAGCGTGTGGTCCACGATTTTCCCAAGTACAGTATCAAGGTTCTGCCTTGGCTCAGCCCAGAAGTCCTCCAGCAG AATCTTCAGGGTTATGATGCCAAGTCTGACATCTACAGTGTGGGAATCACAGCATGTGAACTGGCCAATGGCCATGTCCCCTTTAAGGATATGCCTGCTACCCAG atGCTGCTGGAGAAGCTGAACGGCACAGTGCCCTGCCTGCTGGATACCAGCACCATCCCCACTGAGGAGCTGACCATGAGCCGCTCGCGCTCCGCGGCCAACCCTGGCCTGAGTGAGAACCTGACCACCAGCAACCCCCGGCCCTCCAACG GCCAAGTGCCAGCACCCTCCTGA
- the STRADA gene encoding STE20-related kinase adapter protein alpha isoform X10, translating into MSSFLPEGGCYELLTNIGKGFEDLMTVNLARYKPTGEYVTVRRINLEACSNEMVTFLQGELHVSKLFNHPNIVPYRATFIADNELWVVTSFMAYGSAKDLICTHFMDGMNELAIAYILQGVLKALDYIHHMGYVHRSVKASHILISGDGKVYLSGLRSNLSMISHGQRQRVVHDFPKYSIKVLPWLSPEVLQQNLQGYDAKSDIYSVGITACELANGHVPFKDMPATQMLLEKLNGTVPCLLDTSTIPTEELTMSRSRSAANPGLSENLTTSNPRPSNGQVPAPS; encoded by the exons ATGAGTAGCTTTCTGCCAGAGGGAGGGTGTTATGAGCTACTCACCAATATAG GCAAAGGATTTGAGGACCTGATGACAGTGAATCTAGCAAGGTACAAACCAACAGGGGAGTATGTGACGGTACGGAGGATTAACCTAGAAGCTTGTTCCAATGAGATGGTGACATTCTTGCAG GGGGAGCTTCATGTCTCTAAACTCTTCAACCATCCCAACATCGTGCCATATCGAGCCACCTTTATCGCAGACAATGAGCTGTGGGTTGTCACATCATTCATGGCATATG GGTCTGCAAAGGATCTCATCTGTACACACTTCATGGATGGCATGAACGAACTGGCGATTGCTTACATCCTGCAGGGGGTGTTGAAGGCCCTCGACTACATCCACCACATGGGATATGTACACAG GAGTGTCAAAGCCAGCCACATTCTGATCTCCGGGGATGGGAAGGTCTACCTGTCTGGTCTACGCAGCAACCTCAGCATGATCAGCCACGGGCAGCGGCAGCGTGTGGTCCACGATTTTCCCAAGTACAGTATCAAGGTTCTGCCTTGGCTCAGCCCAGAAGTCCTCCAGCAG AATCTTCAGGGTTATGATGCCAAGTCTGACATCTACAGTGTGGGAATCACAGCATGTGAACTGGCCAATGGCCATGTCCCCTTTAAGGATATGCCTGCTACCCAG atGCTGCTGGAGAAGCTGAACGGCACAGTGCCCTGCCTGCTGGATACCAGCACCATCCCCACTGAGGAGCTGACCATGAGCCGCTCGCGCTCCGCGGCCAACCCTGGCCTGAGTGAGAACCTGACCACCAGCAACCCCCGGCCCTCCAACG GCCAAGTGCCAGCACCCTCCTGA